Within the Apostichopus japonicus isolate 1M-3 chromosome 6, ASM3797524v1, whole genome shotgun sequence genome, the region ATGAGATtcatacttgaaaaaaaaaaaaacgaaaaacaaaatacgCAGAACTGCTGATATTCCTTGCGTGTGAGGAGAAGCAGTAAATTGTAGTAATGAAGTTTCCCTCGTGTATTTCACGACCTGCTGCCTTACGTAAGTCCTCTTAAATACACTCAGCGGTTTCTTCAGAGGGCGAGGGACTTAGTCAGACCTCTTCagttgaaatgaaatattttctcatttcGCAGTTTATTAACTAAGGCTTTGCGGGGAACAAGAATCATCATATTATGTCATCGTCTACACCGATAGGTCTTTATCACATGATGGAGTTTACGTTTACATTATGTCATGGAATCTATGTTATCTATCCGGAATGTTTATGTCCGGACTCTATCTTACATTACTTTCAGACAAGAACTACAACATACATGCCTGGGCAAGAAATACAATAATATCACCTATATGAGCTTAGTCAAGTTCGCTAAAtaagaagatcctgctggaATTGTAGCACCAGGTCTTGCAACTGTAACACTGCATTTACCAACACTGGAATCTTTTCAAGTATAGTAATTGGGAAGATTCATTGAAAGagttttctcccttttctctcccTTTTCTCTACCTTTATTAAATGAACTATGATCAATACATAATTACGTTGAGTATTAACTGATATATGTTTGTAATACATGGAATAAACAAACTGAAGTTTTAACATGCGTGACCATTTTCCCATACTTTTACAGAAGAACATTAAAGGACACGAGGAAACTCACACAGAAATGACCGTTAAATAGAAACATGGTCCTGTTCTGCATGCTTCGATCTTGATTTGCACATTTATTTATGTTAAACTCTACAGCATTTACTGGACAGTAATTCTTACTAGTAAAACAAAGCCAATCTGATTCGGCAACAGCTACGGACTGAACACGTGACTGTctttatatgaatatgtaaacCTGGAGAGAAAAGATGATGAAAGTGACTTCGATCAGATCTGTGGCAGTAGGctataatatataacatgtaacCCATGGCAACAATGCGAATTACTTCATTCTCCAatcattttcatgaaaaattaATGACGATATTACAAAAAAAGATTCCCTGAAGATTTATGGCATGTGAGTTAAATTTTCTTCCGTTATGATTATCGCTCTCATTTGGTGGGAAATTGAAAAGACGAAAGTTATTTATAACCGTAAAGATAAGACTAAAAGCAAATGACTTGCCTTTCAATCTACCAAGCAAAGAAACTCAGCATACTTTATTGACTTCCCAAAGCATCTTGGGACGACGATAAACCCGCAGCGAAATGTCAGCGGAATATATTGAATGAATTGGAATTTATTATAGCCAccaattatatatgtttttttttcattctaacGAAAATGATCTTGCGAAAGTTGACTTTCAATACTGTAATATGAGACAATGGCAACTCTAAAAGGAAAAGAGGAAAGTTAATGAATTATAGGAATTGTTGGGAATAACATTTATCTTGCAGTGCCAGTACAGTGAAAGGGAAGTACACTCTCCACATGTGGAGGGAGAAAACATATAttaacacacacgcacacgcacacacacacaaacatataaatatatatatatttatatatatttatataaatatatatatatatatatatatatatatatatatatatatatatacacacactacATATATAGTCCCCTTGTAGCCCATAACTTCTGTTACTTCTTATTGATTAATAAGCCCATGTTTGCTCTCTGtcttaaataaataaacgaGGTCATTGAACCCAGTGCCGCCTGACGAAATGCAGCATCATCGATTATAGctccttataaataaaattgttcttttattCAGTTCTGTGAGGAGTTTGTGCTTCTTACCTTAAGGGCGTCAATTATTTCTGctaaagaataaaacaaaaaccgactaagaatatatttattttgatgtaTCCCATGGAACTGACATTGATATTAAAAGAGTTAAAATcacataaataattaaaattaacaattgCAAAATTTCAGCTTGGGAAACCTAAGTTATGTTAAAGGTAACGGTTCGAGTACGTCAGACGTCTgttaattatttgtaaatattcattcTGCTTAATATTGGTCTTTACACTTTTTAACTAGATCACTAGTAGCTTGTTCGAAATTTAAATATGTCAAACTCTGTGTGTTTGTTAACGAAGCAAACTCCGTGAGAAcgcaaaatatgaaatgttatgtaaatataatcTTCTACTAAGTAGATGTACACAGTATGACATCTACATTATTAAGGTCGTTGGGTCTTTCGTAGGATGGtctgtcatcatcatcatcatcatcatcatcatcatcatcatcatcatcatcatcatcatcatcatcatcatcatcatcatcatcatcatcatcatcatcatcatcatcatcatcatcatcatcatcatcatcatcatcatcatcatcatcatcatcatcatcatcatcatcatcatcatcatcatcatcatcatcatcatcatcatcatcatcatcatcatcatcatcatcatcatcatcatcatcatcatcatcatcatcatcatcatcatcatcatcatcatcatcatcatcatcatcatcatcatcatcatcatcatcatcatcatcatcatcatcatcatcatcatcatcatcatcatcatcatcatcatcatcatcatcatcatcatcatcatcatcatcatcatcatcatcatcatcatcatcatcatcatcatcatcatcatcatcatcatcatcatcatcatcatcatcatcatcatcatcatcatcatcatcatcatcatcatcatcatcatcatcatcatcatcatcatcatcatcatcatcatcatcatcatcatcatcatcatcatcatcatcatcatcatcatcatcatcatcatcatcatcatcatcatcatcatcatcatcatcatcatcatcatcatcatcatcatcatcatcatcatcatcatcatcatcatcatcatcatcatcatcatcatcatcatcatcatcatcatcatcatcatcatcatcatcatcatcatcatcatcatcatcatcatcatcatcatcatcatcatcatcatcatcatcatcatcatgacgTCGTCCTCGTCGTCGTCCTCGTCGTCCTCGTCCTTGTCGTCGTCGTCCTTGTCGTCGTCGTCCTCGTCGTCCTCGTCGTCCTCGTCGTCCTCGTCGTCCTCGTCGTCCTCGTCGTCCTCGTCGTCGTCCTCGTcgtcgtcctcgtcctcgtcctcgtcgtcctcgtcctcgtcctcgtcgtcctcgtcctcgtcgtcctcgtcctcgtcgtcctcgtcctcgtcgtcctcgtcctcgtcctcgtcctcctcctcctcctcctcctcctcgtcctcgtcctcgtcctcgtcctcgtcctcgtcctcgtcctcgtcctcgtcctcgtcctcgtcctcgtcctcgtcctcgtcctcgtcctcgtcctcgtcctcctcctcgtcctcctcctcgtcctcctcctcctcctcctcctcctcctcctcctcctcctcctcctgctcctcgtcctcctcctcgtcctcctcctcgtcctcctcctcgtcctcctcctcgtcctcctcctcgtcctcctcctcgtcctcctcctcgtcctcctcctcgtcctcctcctcgtcctcctcctcgtcctcctcctcgtcctcctcctcgtcctcctcctcgtcctcctcctcgtcctcctcctcgtcctcctcctcgtcctcctcctcgtcctcctcctcgtcctcctcctcgtcctcctcctcgtcctcctcctcgtcctcctcctcgtcctcctcctcgtcctcctcctcgtcctcctcctcgtcctcctcctcgtcctcctcctcgtcctcctcctcgtcctcctcctcgtcctcctcctcgtcctcctcctcgtcctcctcctcgtcctcctcctcgtcctcctcctcgtcctcctcctcgtcctcctcctcgtcctcctcctcgtcctcctcctcgtcctcctcctcgtcctcctcgtcctcctcgtcctcctcgtcctcctcgtcctcgtcctcaTCATCGTcctcgtcatcgtcatcgtcatcgtcatcgtcatcgtcctcgtcctcgtcctcgtcctcgtcctcgtcctcgtcctcgtcctcgtcctcgtcctcgtcatcgtcatcgtcatcgtcatcgtcatcgtcatcgtcatcgtcatcgtcatcgtcgtcgtcgtcgtcgtcgtcgtcgtcgtcgtcgtcatcgtcatcgtcatcgtcatcgtcatcgtcatcgtcatcgtcatcgtcatcgtcatcgtcatcgtcatcgtcatcatcatcatcatcatcatcatcatcatcatcatcatcatcatcatcatcatcatcatcatcatcatcatcatcatcatcatcatcatcatcatcatcctcacgTCATCCTCGTCATCCTCGTCATCCTCGTCCTCCTCGTCATCCTCGTCATCCTCGTCCTCCTCGTCCTCTTCGtcctcctcatcctcatcctcatcctcatcctcatcatcatcctcatcctcatcctcatcctcatcctcatcatcatcatcatcatcctcatcatcctcctcatcatcatcatcatcatcatcatcatcatcatcatcatcatcatcatcatcatcatcatcatcatcatcatcatcatcatcatcatcatcatcatcatcatcatcatcatcatcatcatcatcatcatcatcatcatcatcatcatcatcatcatcatcatcatcatcatcatcatcatcatcatcatcatcatcatcatcatcatcatcatcatcatcatcatcatcatcatcctcatcctcatcctcatcctcatcctcatcctcatcctcatcctcatcctcatcctcatcctcatcctcatcctcatcctcatcctcatcctcatcctcatcctcatcctcatcctcctcatcatcctcctcatcatcatcatcatcatcatcatcatcatcatcatcatcatcatcatcatcatcatcatcatcatcatcatcatcatcatcatcatcatcatcatcatcatcatcatcatcatcatcatcatcatcatcatcatcatcatcatcatcatcctcatcctcatcctcatcatccacctcctcctcctcctcctcatcatcatcaccatcatcatcatcgtcatcgtcatcgtcatcgtcatcgtcatcgtcatcgtcatcgtcatcgtcatcgtcatcgtcatcgtcttcgtcatcgtcatcgtcatcgtcatcctcctcctcctcctcctcataatcattattattagtattattattagtattatcattattagtattactattattgtCTGGTTGTCTGTTGGTGGTCATTCAGAAAATATTCAATGTTTATACTGCAAATGGTGCATCCTGAGGCATATTAAAACTACAAATTATGTCTActaaatacttttgaaaatatttcccactaacccccctcccccacaacccCTCCGACTGAGGTTGAGATGGTTGTTAGGGAGATGGGCCGTTAATTGGATAATCCCATACCGTATTGCAATGTAACAAGTTTGAGAAGTTATCAGAAATTACAGGTGTTATTCATATCCACAGCAGGAATATAATTTCCATAATCATGGAAAGAATCCTTCGCGTTGTTCCTCGACGAAGTCAACGGaaccttttactttctttcttaaCACGCTATAAAATGTAAAGAACGATTACTTAGCATTATAACGTATTATTAAGTACCTTGCAATGCTTGAAAATCCCTATTCTTATCCtataatttcatgataacaTCTACTAGCTTAACTTTTGGGTAATTAACTTTACTGAACCAGTTTTAATATAATGTTGAATTATCTATAATAAATCACAAAGCAGTAACAGTTACTTTATTCATCTCAGGACTTTGGGAGATTTTCTAAGTGGGATTGGGAGACAACGCAACtctataaataacaaaatatgagTTTCTAATTTTAATATCAAACCATTCAATTTTGTTTCATGAATAACAATAAAACGATGATTTTAAAACTATTTGCCTACTCTTCTTAGAACTTTACCTAAAATCGGCAATCAACATGAAAGGAAAGTAATACATTATACGGCTATAAattattttatacattaaacCTCCCAATGattgaaggggtggggggggggtgaggctGGTATAGTGAGTCCCTTTAATTATAGTTCACAGCGGACCACCCCAGGCCATTCCAATGAATTAATATAGGTTATGTCACATGAATGATATATGGgtgaatggatggatagattgatatatagtttaatatatatttcttgtcagtggtataatttaatttattgtacGTCATTGCTGATCATAGGGAAGAGTACGcattatttctgtttttgacATAAATTTCCTTTCCCGAAATATGTATAGATTACATCAATGCTAATGTACAAAGATACACAGCGAAGTGAATCCTAATACGTTAAAGTCACAAAATATAAGGCTTAGCATGGTTCATGACGTTTATAATTACACACCCACCGTAAATGTCGATCCAACTAATGCATACACTTCAATATCATTAAGTACACACACTATAGCGACTGCGCATTAACATAGCATGGCGTTCATAACATAATTTAATAACGTTTCTCAAGTGCTAAGGCgcaaatatttactttaaacAGTAACAATATGTAGTGAACAAATAAGTCAAATGGCTTTATCTTATTCATAAAAAGTGGATAGAGATAGAAAACGAGGTCAACTCGCAGGCTACTTCTGTCAACAGCTTGACTTGCAGTAGCAATGCGGCCAACATTTAGATTTCTGCTCATTTATAAAAAAGACGAGGCTATAGGAAGTGTCCTACTGAGTGTTAATTAAGTCACACACAGTCTCAGCATAATTGGCTGATGTTATTAGCATTGGAAGAACGTTACTGTTTGTTACAGTTTTGAGGTTAATAGTGTTATTTCGTTTGAGTTAGGAGAAAACGTGTTTCGAATTTTTCCAATCGATTTTTAAAATCTAATTTTGGCTTAGGGCACACAGTATTCTCTGAAAAAAAGGCTCTTTCACTTTTGTCACAAAAATCCTTTAAAAGAATTTTTCAGTGGCTGTATATGCTGGAAATGGTATTTCCGttgcccccaaaaaatgataattttataGGATGTCACAATCTTAATGCCAAATGAGTTTTCAAAGTAAAACTCTTTGAATGTGTGATTTCGTCGGGCTATATTTACAGATTATAAAGTTTTGCAAATGTGTGCATTACATAGTGAAAACAAACTGACTAACGAAATTGACAAAAGATCCCTGTTTGATGAGAGTGAATTTAACTCTAAGAAAGAATCATCTTCTTACACACTCGGAAAAATTGACACTCTTTAGAATTAAGACTCCGCGGAAATCGGACAAATAGTGTTTAAAAAAGGTGtataccaaaaacaatatgataCAGTCGTTCCTTGGGATCAATGACCGCGTGTTAATGATTTTTATATCTGTACATGCGAGAACGCAACCAAACATACCAGAACCCCATTTTGACCTCAAAACCACAACTAATATTGCACGTAACTACTAAAAATCAATATGCTAAGAGGACTACTATAGCTCTATATCATGCTTTATAAAGTAGCACACGTTAGCATCAgattgaaaaattaaataatgatTTCTAATATCGTAAACCGTCAATGTCTGTCATTGATATACGTGcgacaaagaaaaagaaagataataaaaataaaaagcataTACCTGCATGGTGATGAAACTCGTGTGTCATCAACTATTTCTACTAGACTGATCTTGTCTTCAGGTGTGTTTAGATTGAAATTTTAGTTCTTATAGGATTGAATAGACTGTATTTTAAGTTATCAACTAAACAATTATTTCGCAACCACACTCGCGAGAAAAGATTTTTAAACGGCAAAATGTATAAAGAACCTGGCATTTTAATTGTAGGGGGATCTCCATCAAGTACAGATTAAGCTGAAAACTGGAGAATAGTAATTCAGTTAATTGGAACAATGAACCGTCAATAGGAGAACAATGAGCAGTGGGATGAACTGAAGAAGATGATCATAGGGCTGCTGGAGAAGAGAACAGGGGTACTGCAGGAGGTCAAATAAACAGAGAAGAAGAACTGCTGGAGAGCTTCATGTGGAGATCAAGGGAGTGAATGGGGATTAAGGAGATTAGAAAAATGGGGGCTTGGAACAAATAAATACTTGAGTGCGTATAGACATGATGTATATATGTGGTGAGTGCAGAAGAGGAGGGGAATAGGTGGGTGagcaaaaacaagaaataagttTTGATTTATGTTAACGACAGGCATCAATCGTTATGCTGTATGGGTTTTACTGAGACCAATGGTCTTCTTGATTATCATGTCagtcataaatattaaatattaccaATGATGTGATTTATTAAAGACAAGTCTGAGAAGTTGCCTTAATATGTTTTAACGTATAATTTTTGGAATCAGATAGTAAACCGCCGGTAGGAAACTGTGATAATTTAAGATAAGGACAAGACTTAATCTACATGGAAAACGTGTTGTACACGTTCTTCGCTCAAGCGAAATGTATAAGGCCTCGTTTGAAGACATTTTAAACAGTCTCCCGAGGCAGAACACTTAGGCTCCAGAGAAGGAGTCGTTCTCAAGAAATTGAAGGGGTCTAACGAAAGGACAatatctcaaaataaaatataactaaCAATTTAAAACATAGTGCTTATTTATAGACCTAAAATATTTTATGCCGATGCAGGGTAGAAAGTTGTCAAGTCAGTCTCCATCACGATTTACGTGACTAATCTTCCgctaaacaaaagtaacaaGAAAAGGTTGTTATAATTTCTGAagtatatttaaaagaaaatcaaactATACATCCAAGAGAGAAGTTTTCTGTTTCTCGGGGATTTGATCAAAAGTAGGGTGATTCATATGTCATTTTTAGATCATTTTGTTGTCTGTAAACTTTTCCGAAGACAACTACAATGCGATATGAATAAATGGAATGCAATATAATGCAAGACAAGCTTCGCGTAGTCAACTCCACATCACCACGCGCTACGCATCATTGTACAACGTGATTGATACCTTACAATGTAATAAAATACCTCCTCACGTACACATGAAATTATCTACTATTTAATAACAACTAGAATAAtctattatattatttaataacaCCTAGAATAatctattatattattatataacatCGCTTAATATCCTCACTGTGGTAGTCTCCCATAGTTTGAGATAAAGCATCAATAATGACACTTATAGTGTAGGTTTATGATGTGAATTAACGCCACTTGGAATGGTCGCATCcaatacgatatatatatatatatgtatatatatatatctatatctatatctatctatctatctatatatatatatatatatatatatatatatatatatatatatatataaacagcaTGCGGAGGCCATTAACCCCTACAACATCATCAGTGCGTGGGTGTAGTATAACGAACAACTTAGTGGGAGATCATTTGTACGAAAAATTGCTGTGAATTTTAAGGATGTTTCTTGGAACTGTTCATGTCAATAACGACAGAAATGATATTTTAAATGATGTCCTCGAAACCAATACATCGAAGTTCTTTAATAATTGACATTGTTGCACACACTTTACTCATAACTGATACAATCTTATTgagcaaaaaaacaaaccaGAAAACATAGTACAGCCTACGCACAATGTGACAACACGTAATTATATACCTGCAAGCATGGAACTCACCGTTattaaattttcctttttgtttttaagtttggATTGACCTatgtttccttcttttttgtCTTGTAAGACTACAATATCTAATAATGAAGAGAATAAACATGCCTGAAAGACTCGAAAAACTCGTTAGGCTTTTAATTGAGTTAAATATGCACGCTACTTTGGTCTGGTATTGATTTATTACGACAAACAAAATAAGACAAATGGGCAAGTTCGGAATGGGGAAgaacaatatttgtttgtttttgtagaaTCGAATGGAGAGAACAGCATTAACATATGTTAGAGTGTGCAGTGGGTAAACCAGGAATAAACATGTGAACGTGAATGTGTATGGTGGGAGGCGGTggttatatatattacataaccAAAAGTGTAGGTATTGCCTACAGTATTCCTAGAGGATTATAACAGAAATACGAATGGTTGTTAATAAGTTAAATCACTTTGCCTCTGTAACTAAGCTATACCTTAACCAGCTAGGCATATAATTACATAATAAATGTAGGTTATGGTAATCACATAGTATAGGAGAATGCTGAGAGCCTGAGTGATGACATTTCACGGTCTTCAGAGGACAGTAAGTATAAGACACAATCGTTACGTCCTAAGACATGTGACTAAACGCACACATTCCTATACTGAtcccttggggggggggggagggtctcGCAGCGGCCAAGTCTTCGGAATATCATAATTATTACCAAGACATTTCAATAttacaacattttaaaaatttcatttaCAAAATCCCTAACAACCAATAAGCATAAGGATACGTTTGAGTTTTGTAATTCTAGAAACGTTTctattaatttaaaattaaaactatCAAACTAATATCATCACTGTTAACGTTGTGTATACAACAAGAATCTTGCTGGAATGTTGAGCAGGGAGTTAttctataacaactccctggtttgaggcagtaaatacatacatacatagttcGGTAATATATTCAAATGAATCGTCATGCTGAACTAGACACGAAGCAGTGGATAAAGTCGCAATATAAGGGACTTGGTGTGAGAGTGTATGCATTATACTGTGAACATTATACTGTGAACCAATTGATTTTCGTGCCAACAGTCTATCAAAATATTCATTGCAAAACCTGGGGAAATGTCATGATGGAAAATGACTTCCGAATCACTCAGTTGATAACTGAAAAGGCCGCAAGACCTTTAGAAAATTTAGCAAAAGCATAAGCTGGCGTTGTTTCGTGAAGGATTGCAATGTGTAACGTGTCAATATATAGTACGCCATCTAAAAGCTCATATCGCTTTAAGACAAATTTAAAAACGTAAAATCATTAAAACTTTGATCAGAATCCAAAACTGTTTCAACGAGCATTCCGAATGAGAGGTAACAATTTAGGTATAAACCTTAACAGAATATAATTCAATGTGTTATAATAATGGACAAAAGCTGTAACTTGGGTACAAGACTCGCACGGCAGTTTCTTTCTAAGTCTACTAAATGTTGCACGTATGTATACGTCGTACGATATGTTACCCTCTAATTATTTCGTTTGTTAGTTAGTTTAACCTTTAGCTGTTATCTGGAACGTCACATCTGAACTCGAGTCAGAGACATTCAACTTTACCAAAAGCTGAATCACCAGACCATGAAACATCAAAGACGTTGACATTTCATCCAATGAGACGGATCCGAAGaactttcttttacaatatATCATAgctatattataaattaataagaTAGTTGTAGAAATTCCAATGGCTTGATATTATGCATGCAAGACACCTTCTTTataaaaaaaggtgttttcttATCTAGCAAGATTAAGGTAGAAAGTGGGGGCGGGGGATGTGTTACTAATTAAAATTCAATATGTTGATGAATTTCAATATTGATGAAA harbors:
- the LOC139969276 gene encoding uncharacterized protein, with protein sequence MEDIGREEEEVDDEDEDEDDDDDDDDDDDDDDDDDDDDDDDDDDDDDDDDDDDDDDDDDDDDDDDDDDEEDDEEDEDEDEDEDEDEDEDEDEDEDEDEDEDEDEDEDEDEDEDDDDDDDDDDDDDDDDDDDDDDDDDDDDDDDDDDDDDDDDDDDDDDDDDDDDDDDDDDDDDDDDDDDDDDDDDDDDDDEEDDEDDDDDDEDEDEDEDEDDDEDEDEDEDEEDEEDEEDEDDEDDEEDEDDEDDEDDEDEEEDEEEDEEEDEEEDEEEDEEEDEEEDEEEDEEEDEEEDEEEDEEEDEEEDEEEDEEEDEEEDEEQEEEEEEEEEEEEEEDEEEDEEEDEDEDEDEDEDEDEDEDEDED